In Chelmon rostratus isolate fCheRos1 chromosome 20, fCheRos1.pri, whole genome shotgun sequence, a single window of DNA contains:
- the mtrr gene encoding methionine synthase reductase isoform X1, which produces MVAFGLVRTVLSQSVCYLSKYAVSSMPCEMKPRFVLLYGSQKGQAQSIAEGVAEVAEEHGLVAELSCLDQNEKYNLEKENAPVVFIVSTTGDGEPPDNALQFVKRIKKKTLSTDHYKHLCYALLALGDTNYANFCNCGKTIERHLQELGAKQFYATGYADDGVGLEVVVDPWLDGLWTAIKVALSKMASDRTSYLKGEEEDSPKETPDSSIPDVQLNLLSIADRQNSESVRASVETVSTSASAASATQTAVSDLRPASPAGILGLASQSRGAASGSTSALGTQTKDAGLPHVALMASLTRSLPPLCESSLNVPALPPPYLDVSLQEVDTVEQIVGPLSEEALLEVPISRAVQLTRGDSVKTALLLELDVSAYPTMTYQPGDSFDVICPNRATEVEDMLHRLGLHDQRNHRVHISLRKDTKKKGALVPPYIPQNISLMYLLTWCLEIRSVPKKAFLRALVEHAGDGVQRRRLQELCSKQGAADYNLYVRDLSLGVLELLTAFPSCSPPLSLLIEHLPKLQPRPYSAASSCLRHPGKLHFVFNVVEFPACSGRPAGKRGLCTGWLFDLINPVLVFPGGAESSGRTPLPKIHVSLRPNCSFRPPSDLSLPFIMVGPGTGVAPFIGFLQQRQKERQQNPEATFGETWLFFGCRHRDRDYLFREELEGFVSSGTLSHLQVCFSRDDREEEGALEATNSAGRRRYVQHNLLLNSQYITDILLKQNGYLYVCGDAKNMAKDVNDTLVEMIRTELQVDQLEAMKKLAGLREEKRYLQDIWG; this is translated from the exons TGGAGAAGGAGAATGCCCCAGTGGTCTTTATTGTGTCTACTACTGGAGATGGAGAGCCACCAGACAATGCCCTCCAATTTGTAAAGCGCATCAAGAAGAAGACCCTCTCCACTGACCACTATAAACACCTATGCTATGCACTTTTAG CTTTAGGAGACACAAATTATGCAAATTTCTGCAACTGCGGGAAGACAATTGAGCGTCATCTACAGGAACTTGGAGCAAAACAATTCTATGCGACTGGATATGCAGATGATGGTGTAGG GCTGGAGGTGGTTGTAGACCCCTGGCTTGACGGACTGTGGACAGCAATCAAAGTAGCCTTATCAAAAATGGCCTCTGATAGGACTAGTTACttgaaaggagaagaagaagattcaCCAAAAGAAACCCCTGATTCATCCATACCAGATGTCCAGCTGAACCTTTTAAGCATCGCTGACCGCCAGAACTCTGAGTCGGTCAGAGCATCTGTAGAAACGGTCTccacatctgcatctgcagcttCTGCTACACAGACTGCTGTTTCTGATCTCAGGCCAGCTTCTCCTGCAGGGATCCTTGGGTTGGCATCCCAGTCTCGTGGTGCTGCCAGTGGTTCTACATCAGCACTGGGCACGCAGACCAAGGATGCTGGACTTCCCCATGTTGCACTGATGGCCTCACTGACACGATCCCTGCCCCCGCTGTGTGAGTCCTCTCTTAAtgttcctgctctgcctcctccctATCTGGATGTCTCGCTTCAGGAGGTGGACACTGTGGAACAG ATAGTTGGACCGTTAAGCGAAGAGGCTCTTCTTGAGGTTCCAATATCCAGGGCAGTTCAGCTGACCAGAGGAGATTCGGTCAAAACGGCCCTTCTTCTAGAGCTGGACGTCTCT GCTTACCCGACGATGACCTATCAGCCAGGCGATTCTTTTGATGTCATCTGCCCAAACAGGGCCACTGAGGTGGAGGACATGCTCCACAGATTGGGCCTTCATGACCAGAGGAACCACCGAGTACACATTTCTCTACGTAAAGACACTAAGAAAAAAG GCGCCCTGGTGCCACCTTACATTCCCCAGAACATTTCTCTGATGTACCTGCTCACATGGTGTCTGGAGATCAGAAGTGTTCCTAAGAAG gcaTTTCTCCGAGCGCTGGTGGAGCATGCGGGGGACGGTgtgcagaggaggagactgCAGGAGCTCTGCAGTAAACAAGGCGCCGCAGACTACAACCTGTACGTGAGAGACCTGAGTCTCGGCGTTCTGGAGCTTCTCACAGCCTTCCCATCCTGCTCGcctcctctcagcctcctcaTAG AGCATTTGCCGAAGCTGCAGCCCAGGCCTTATTCAGCAGCCAG CTCCTGTCTAAGGCACCCGGGAAAGCTGCATTTTGTCTTCAACGTAGTAGAGTTCCCAGCATGCTCTGGGCGGCCTGCGGGGAAGCGAGGCTTGTGTACCGGTTGgctgtttgacctcatcaatCCTGTCCTGGTTTTCCCTGGGGGGGCTGAATCCTCCGGCAGAACACCTCTGCCAAAG ATCCATGTGAGTTTAAGACCCAACTGCTCCTTTCGGCCTCCCTCTGACCTGTCGCTGCCCTTCATAATGGTCGGACCGGGCACAGGAGTTGCCCCCTTCATTGGCTTCCTCCAGCAAAG acagaaggagaggcagCAGAACCCCGAGGCCACATTTGGCGAGACCTGGCTGTTCTTCGGCTGTcgccacagagacagagactaCCTGTTCAG agaggagctggagggctTCGTGTCCAGCGGTACACTGAGCCACCTCCAGGTGTGTTTCTCCAGAGACGaccgggaggaggagggggcgtTGGAGGCTACCAACTCTGCAGGACGACGCAGATACGTCCAACACAACCTGCTACTTAACAGCCAATACATCACTGACATCCTGCTCAAACAGAACGGTTACCTCTATGTCTGCGG AGATGCTAAGAACATGGCTAAAGATGTGAACGACACCCTGGTGGAGATGATCAGAACGGAGCTTCAGGTGGACCAGCTGGAGGCCATGAAGAAACTGGCGgggctgagagaggagaaacgCTACTTACAGGATATCTGGGGCTGA
- the mtrr gene encoding methionine synthase reductase isoform X2, translated as MPCEMKPRFVLLYGSQKGQAQSIAEGVAEVAEEHGLVAELSCLDQNEKYNLEKENAPVVFIVSTTGDGEPPDNALQFVKRIKKKTLSTDHYKHLCYALLALGDTNYANFCNCGKTIERHLQELGAKQFYATGYADDGVGLEVVVDPWLDGLWTAIKVALSKMASDRTSYLKGEEEDSPKETPDSSIPDVQLNLLSIADRQNSESVRASVETVSTSASAASATQTAVSDLRPASPAGILGLASQSRGAASGSTSALGTQTKDAGLPHVALMASLTRSLPPLCESSLNVPALPPPYLDVSLQEVDTVEQIVGPLSEEALLEVPISRAVQLTRGDSVKTALLLELDVSAYPTMTYQPGDSFDVICPNRATEVEDMLHRLGLHDQRNHRVHISLRKDTKKKGALVPPYIPQNISLMYLLTWCLEIRSVPKKAFLRALVEHAGDGVQRRRLQELCSKQGAADYNLYVRDLSLGVLELLTAFPSCSPPLSLLIEHLPKLQPRPYSAASSCLRHPGKLHFVFNVVEFPACSGRPAGKRGLCTGWLFDLINPVLVFPGGAESSGRTPLPKIHVSLRPNCSFRPPSDLSLPFIMVGPGTGVAPFIGFLQQRQKERQQNPEATFGETWLFFGCRHRDRDYLFREELEGFVSSGTLSHLQVCFSRDDREEEGALEATNSAGRRRYVQHNLLLNSQYITDILLKQNGYLYVCGDAKNMAKDVNDTLVEMIRTELQVDQLEAMKKLAGLREEKRYLQDIWG; from the exons TGGAGAAGGAGAATGCCCCAGTGGTCTTTATTGTGTCTACTACTGGAGATGGAGAGCCACCAGACAATGCCCTCCAATTTGTAAAGCGCATCAAGAAGAAGACCCTCTCCACTGACCACTATAAACACCTATGCTATGCACTTTTAG CTTTAGGAGACACAAATTATGCAAATTTCTGCAACTGCGGGAAGACAATTGAGCGTCATCTACAGGAACTTGGAGCAAAACAATTCTATGCGACTGGATATGCAGATGATGGTGTAGG GCTGGAGGTGGTTGTAGACCCCTGGCTTGACGGACTGTGGACAGCAATCAAAGTAGCCTTATCAAAAATGGCCTCTGATAGGACTAGTTACttgaaaggagaagaagaagattcaCCAAAAGAAACCCCTGATTCATCCATACCAGATGTCCAGCTGAACCTTTTAAGCATCGCTGACCGCCAGAACTCTGAGTCGGTCAGAGCATCTGTAGAAACGGTCTccacatctgcatctgcagcttCTGCTACACAGACTGCTGTTTCTGATCTCAGGCCAGCTTCTCCTGCAGGGATCCTTGGGTTGGCATCCCAGTCTCGTGGTGCTGCCAGTGGTTCTACATCAGCACTGGGCACGCAGACCAAGGATGCTGGACTTCCCCATGTTGCACTGATGGCCTCACTGACACGATCCCTGCCCCCGCTGTGTGAGTCCTCTCTTAAtgttcctgctctgcctcctccctATCTGGATGTCTCGCTTCAGGAGGTGGACACTGTGGAACAG ATAGTTGGACCGTTAAGCGAAGAGGCTCTTCTTGAGGTTCCAATATCCAGGGCAGTTCAGCTGACCAGAGGAGATTCGGTCAAAACGGCCCTTCTTCTAGAGCTGGACGTCTCT GCTTACCCGACGATGACCTATCAGCCAGGCGATTCTTTTGATGTCATCTGCCCAAACAGGGCCACTGAGGTGGAGGACATGCTCCACAGATTGGGCCTTCATGACCAGAGGAACCACCGAGTACACATTTCTCTACGTAAAGACACTAAGAAAAAAG GCGCCCTGGTGCCACCTTACATTCCCCAGAACATTTCTCTGATGTACCTGCTCACATGGTGTCTGGAGATCAGAAGTGTTCCTAAGAAG gcaTTTCTCCGAGCGCTGGTGGAGCATGCGGGGGACGGTgtgcagaggaggagactgCAGGAGCTCTGCAGTAAACAAGGCGCCGCAGACTACAACCTGTACGTGAGAGACCTGAGTCTCGGCGTTCTGGAGCTTCTCACAGCCTTCCCATCCTGCTCGcctcctctcagcctcctcaTAG AGCATTTGCCGAAGCTGCAGCCCAGGCCTTATTCAGCAGCCAG CTCCTGTCTAAGGCACCCGGGAAAGCTGCATTTTGTCTTCAACGTAGTAGAGTTCCCAGCATGCTCTGGGCGGCCTGCGGGGAAGCGAGGCTTGTGTACCGGTTGgctgtttgacctcatcaatCCTGTCCTGGTTTTCCCTGGGGGGGCTGAATCCTCCGGCAGAACACCTCTGCCAAAG ATCCATGTGAGTTTAAGACCCAACTGCTCCTTTCGGCCTCCCTCTGACCTGTCGCTGCCCTTCATAATGGTCGGACCGGGCACAGGAGTTGCCCCCTTCATTGGCTTCCTCCAGCAAAG acagaaggagaggcagCAGAACCCCGAGGCCACATTTGGCGAGACCTGGCTGTTCTTCGGCTGTcgccacagagacagagactaCCTGTTCAG agaggagctggagggctTCGTGTCCAGCGGTACACTGAGCCACCTCCAGGTGTGTTTCTCCAGAGACGaccgggaggaggagggggcgtTGGAGGCTACCAACTCTGCAGGACGACGCAGATACGTCCAACACAACCTGCTACTTAACAGCCAATACATCACTGACATCCTGCTCAAACAGAACGGTTACCTCTATGTCTGCGG AGATGCTAAGAACATGGCTAAAGATGTGAACGACACCCTGGTGGAGATGATCAGAACGGAGCTTCAGGTGGACCAGCTGGAGGCCATGAAGAAACTGGCGgggctgagagaggagaaacgCTACTTACAGGATATCTGGGGCTGA